In Herpetosiphonaceae bacterium, the genomic stretch CCGGGCCATCCTCCGACCGACGCGGAATGCGGTCGGCCTTCGCGCCGAGCTTGCCCTCGGTCCATTTTTCCAGCAGCGCGCGCTTGGCGGGCGAGAGTTGAGCGCCGCGAAGCGCGCGATCGTCGGGCGCTGACGATTCAGACATAGTGTGCCTCGTATAGATTGATTGAACTGGTAGGGGCGAGGCGCTGCCTCGTCCTGGGCGATCCGGCGGTTCGGCCCTGCGGTTCAATTCGGATTGATCGGTCGTGTGGAAGCAACATTGATCGGGTTAATCTTCCAGGGTTTCAAGGAGAAGCTGCGCCTCTTCTTCGGGCAGCGCTTCCAGCTTCAGGATCAGCTCGTCCTGAATCATCTCGGCAAGCTGCGCGATCGTCGTCGTCTCGAACATCCGCTCCAGCGGCAGATCGATCTGGAAGATCTGGCGCAGCCGGGAGAGCACCTGCGTCGCCATCAGCGAGTGGCCGCCGAGATCAAAGAAGTTGTCGTGGATGCCGATCTGCTCGACACCCAGTAGCTCCTGCCAGATCGCGGCGATCTTGCGCTCAAGCTTGCTGCCGGGCGGCACGTACGTCGTCAGCAGATCGGGACGCGGATGCAGCGAGAACGGCACTGCCTCCGATGATTCCGTCGCCTCCGGCGCTGCGGTCGGCTCGACCGGCTCCGACGCGATCGGGCGGATCTGCTGCGCGGCCACCCAGTAGCGCTGCCGGTCGAAGGCATAGAGCGGCAGCGGCACGCGGTAGCGGCGCTCTGCCCCGTGGGCACCCGCGTAGAGCGCGGGCCAGCTCACGGGCACGCCCAGTAGCCAGAGCTTGCCGATGCTGTTCAGCAAAAACGCCTCGTCCGCTTGCTGATCCTGCGGGTGACGCATCGACGACAGCACGATCCGGCTTCCGGCGCGGCCCGGCTGCTGCTGCGCCAACGTGCTGAGCGTGCGGCCCGGCCCGACTTCCAGCAGAATCCGGCCCGGCGTGGTGCCGTCCGGTCCCAGCAATGTTTGCAGGCCATCCGCGAAGCGCACCGTCTGGCGCAGATGCCGCGCCCAGTATTCGGGATCGGTCGCGGCGGCGGCGGTGATCCAGGTGCCGGTCACGTTCGAGATGTACGGGATCTTGGGCGCTTTCCGCTCGAACTTGCCGACCTGCTCGGCAAACCTGATCATGATCGGCGACATCATCGCCGAGTGGAAGGCGTGCGACGTGTGCAGGCGGCGGCAATCCACGCCGCGCGCGATCAGCCGCTCATGGAGCGCGTCGATCGCCCCGTGCGCGCCCGACACCACACACAGCGACGGACCGTTGACCGCCGCCAGCGCAAGCTGTGGATCGAGCAGATCGAGCACCTCGTGCTCCGGCAGCGGCACGCTCAGCATCGCGCCTGACGGCAGCTCGTCGATCAGTCGCCCACGCAGCGCGACCAGCGCCAGCGCGTCCTCCAGGCTGAACACGCCAGCGAGCGTCGCCGCGACATACTCGCCGATCGAGTGGCCGATCATCGCCTGGGGCTTGATCCCCCAGGCCATCAGCAGCCGCGCCAGCGCGTACTCGATCACGAACAGCGCGGGCTGCGTCAGCCGCGTCCGGCTCAGATCCTCGGCGGCGCGCGTCTCGTCGTCGGGAAACAGCACAGCGCGCAGGTCCCGGGTACCCTCTGGGTGCAGGTGCGGCCTCAGCAGCGCGCAGCAGCGATCGACGGTCGCCCGAAACTTCGGCTCGACCTCGTACAGCTCGCGGGCCATGTTGGGATACTGCGCGCCCTGGCCGGGAAACAGAAAGACCACCGAGCGAGCGCCCGGCTCGCGCACCCGCGACAGCACCCGCTCAGGATGCATCTGCTCCAGCGCATCGAGCGCGTCCTGGCGGTCGCGGCAGACCAGCATCCGGCGGTGGTCGAACGCCTGCCGCCCGACCTGAAGCGTGTAGGCGACATCGGCCAGACTCACGTCGGGCGTGGCCTTGAGCAGCGCCAGCAGGTTAGCGGTCGCCGCATCCAGCGCGGCGCTCGTCTTCGCCGACAGCGGCAGCAGATGCCAGGGACGGCCCGGATCGGCGGGTTCGGGCACGGGCGCTGCTTCGAGCACCACATGCGCGTTCGTGCCGCCGATGCCAAACGAGCTCACGCCCGCCCGGCGCGGCTCGTCGCGCTCCGGCCAGTCGTGCAGCCTGGCGCTGACATAGAACGGGCTGCGCGCAAGATCGAGCCTGGGATTGGGCCGCTCGAAGTGCAGGCTGGGCGGAATCTGGCGATGCTTGAGCGCCTGGACCGCCTTGATCAGCCCGGCAACGCCGGCAGCCGCGCCCAGATGCCCGATGTTGGTCTTGACCGAGCCGACCGCGCAGCAGCCGATACCGTCGGTCTTAGCGCGAAAGACCTGCGTCAGCGCGGCGATCTCGATCGGATCGCCCAGCGGCGTGCCCGTGCCGTGCGCTTCCACGTAGTCGATCATGTCGGGCACTACCCCGGCGACCGCCAGCGCCTCCTCGATCACCGCCGCCTGGCCGTCCACGCTGGGCGCGGTAAAGCCGACTTTGCCCGCGCCGTCGTTGTTGATCGCCGAGCCACGAATGATCGCGTGGATCGTATCGCCGTCGTTGAGCGCATCCTCCAGCCGCCTGAGCACCACGATGCCCACGCCGCTGCCGTCGACCGTGCCGCGCGCCGCTGCGTCGAAGGCCCGACAGTGGCCGTCGGGTGACGACACGCCGCCCTCGCGGTACCAGTAGCCTACGCGCTGCGGCACCGTGATCGAGACGCCGCCGGCCAGCGCCAGATCGCACTCGCCGTTGAGCAGGCTCTGGCAGGCGATATGCACCGCCACCAGTGAGGTCGAGCAGGCCGTGTTGATGTTGAGGCTCGGCCCGCGCAGGTTGAGCTTGTACGAGACGCGCGTCGGCAGATAGTCTTTGTCGTTGGCGATGATCGTCTGGTAGCCGCTGAATGACGCGACCAGCTCAGGATTCGACGCCAGATTGACCAGCAGATAGGTGCTGATGTTGCTGCCCGCGTAGACGCCGATCAGCCCGCCGTAGGTCGCGGGATCGTATCCGGCGTGCTCCAGCGCGTGCCAGGCGCACTCAAGAAAGATCCGCTGCTGCGGATCGAGCATCTCCGCCTCGCGCGGCGTGTACTCGAAAAACCCGGCGTCGAATAGCTCGATCTCGTCGAGCGCGCCGCTGGCTTTGACGTACGACGGATCGCGCAGTATCCGCTCGTCGATGCCCGCCGCCTGCAATTCCTCGTCGGAGTAAAACGCGATCGACTCCTGGCCGTCACGGATATTGCGCCAGAACGTCTCCACGTCCGCCGCGCCCGGAAAGCGGCCACTCATCCCGACGATCGCAATGCCCTGCTCCCGATCCTCACTCGTCATCCTGATCTCCTACCTGCTGCTTGTTTGCGCGATGGCGCTGGCGTAGATCCTTCTGGCGGCGCACACCCTCGCGCCGTAGCTCGGAGCGCTGCGGCGTCGGCTCCTGCGCTGACTCGACCACGTCGACCGGCGCGGCTCCCTCGTGGCTCAGGTGCTCCGAGAGCGCGCTGATCGTCGGGTACTTGAACAAATCGATCACCGAGATCTCGCGGCTGAGCGCGTCGCGCAGCCTGCTGTGAAGCTGCACCAGCAGCAGCGAGTGGCCGCCTAGGTCGAAAAAGTTGTCGTTCATGCCGACGCGATCGATCTGGAGCAGATCCGACCAGATCGCGGCCGCCGTCTGCTCGAGCTCGGTGCGCGGCGCGACATAGCCCGTATCGAGTGTCGGACGCAGGCTCTCCGGCTCCGGTAGCGCCCGCCGCTCGATTTTACCATTGGGCGTCAGCGGCAGCGCGTCGAGCAGCACGAACGCGGCGGGCAGCATATATTCAGGCAGCCGCGCATCCAGAAAGCGGCGCAACTGCGGCACCAGCCGCCGGGCAAAGCGGCCTTGCAGCGGATTGTTGACGTAGCCGCTCCACGGCTTGAGCTGTGCCAGATCGACGGTGTAGCCGGTGCTCGCCTCGGTGTCGTGCTCCGCTGCGGCGCGGCGGCGAAACGTAACGTCGAAGCGGTCGGGCGTGTCCGACCAGCTGATGCCGACGGCGTAGGGCAGCGCATCGCCGAGCGACCAGAGATCCTCAGGATCGACGCCGCCGGAGGATAGCGCCCGCCTGAGATCGCCCACGGTCGCGGCTCCATCGCTCGCCGCCAGCAGCGCCGCCAGCCGAACATCCGACTGAACGCGCGCATTCGGCACGTGCGCGATCGTCAGCGCTTCGGGCGCGTGCGCGGCCAGCAGCTCGCGCACGGCGGCGACGCTCAGCCCGTCCTGCTGCCAGTCGAGGTGCTGGCCCGCTGTGTGCGCTGTCGGACGCTTGCCGACGTGCAGCGTGACATCGTAGCGGAAGCGCGTTAGCTCGTTGTCGTTGCGTCCGCGCTTGAGCCGCACATCGACCATCCCGATCTGCGGTAGATGCTGCCTGAGCGCGACGAAGAAGGCCGGATCGATCAGCAGCTCCTCCTCCTGGGCGATCCGCGCCCGCACCCGCTGCTGCAACTGGGCTTTGGTCAGCGACGACGCCGCCTGGTAGAGCTGCACCGAGGCATGGAGCGCCTCAAGCAGCGGCAGGCTGCGCACATCGCCGATGAAGATCTGGCCGCCCTCGGCCACGGCCTCCACCGCGCCTTCGAGCACCCGCAGCAGATACTCGCCGCTCGGAAAGTACTGTACCACCGAGTTAATGATCACCGTGTCGAACGAGCCTGGCTCGATGCCGCTGAAGTCGTCCGCCGTGCGCTGCAAGAGCGTCACCTGGGGTAGACTCTGCGCCGCCTGCTGCTGAACCGAGTGCAGCGCGGCTCGCGAGAAATCGGTGCCGA encodes the following:
- a CDS encoding beta-ketoacyl synthase N-terminal-like domain-containing protein, with amino-acid sequence MTSEDREQGIAIVGMSGRFPGAADVETFWRNIRDGQESIAFYSDEELQAAGIDERILRDPSYVKASGALDEIELFDAGFFEYTPREAEMLDPQQRIFLECAWHALEHAGYDPATYGGLIGVYAGSNISTYLLVNLASNPELVASFSGYQTIIANDKDYLPTRVSYKLNLRGPSLNINTACSTSLVAVHIACQSLLNGECDLALAGGVSITVPQRVGYWYREGGVSSPDGHCRAFDAAARGTVDGSGVGIVVLRRLEDALNDGDTIHAIIRGSAINNDGAGKVGFTAPSVDGQAAVIEEALAVAGVVPDMIDYVEAHGTGTPLGDPIEIAALTQVFRAKTDGIGCCAVGSVKTNIGHLGAAAGVAGLIKAVQALKHRQIPPSLHFERPNPRLDLARSPFYVSARLHDWPERDEPRRAGVSSFGIGGTNAHVVLEAAPVPEPADPGRPWHLLPLSAKTSAALDAATANLLALLKATPDVSLADVAYTLQVGRQAFDHRRMLVCRDRQDALDALEQMHPERVLSRVREPGARSVVFLFPGQGAQYPNMARELYEVEPKFRATVDRCCALLRPHLHPEGTRDLRAVLFPDDETRAAEDLSRTRLTQPALFVIEYALARLLMAWGIKPQAMIGHSIGEYVAATLAGVFSLEDALALVALRGRLIDELPSGAMLSVPLPEHEVLDLLDPQLALAAVNGPSLCVVSGAHGAIDALHERLIARGVDCRRLHTSHAFHSAMMSPIMIRFAEQVGKFERKAPKIPYISNVTGTWITAAAATDPEYWARHLRQTVRFADGLQTLLGPDGTTPGRILLEVGPGRTLSTLAQQQPGRAGSRIVLSSMRHPQDQQADEAFLLNSIGKLWLLGVPVSWPALYAGAHGAERRYRVPLPLYAFDRQRYWVAAQQIRPIASEPVEPTAAPEATESSEAVPFSLHPRPDLLTTYVPPGSKLERKIAAIWQELLGVEQIGIHDNFFDLGGHSLMATQVLSRLRQIFQIDLPLERMFETTTIAQLAEMIQDELILKLEALPEEEAQLLLETLED